In Prochlorococcus marinus str. MIT 1214, one DNA window encodes the following:
- a CDS encoding DUF4214 domain-containing protein: protein MTGTPGNFDPPPAFIPPPQGPPPQGPPPQGNFDPPPEFIPPPQGPPPQGPPPPGEFAPPPPGEFAPPPPGEFAPPPPGDFGSGSPGYIPPGRGAEEPPGPSAEDIAERDAFEAAAAEAGMAPEDYSDTPEGRARAEEMGRRAEERARARGEYFPPEPSFADGTQASQDQIDGWQRGADGSLMPPADWAVDGQGGYVYSPPEGFEGEGQGAIADGTQASQDQIDGWQRGADGSLMPPADWAADGQGGYVYSPPSFGSVIDVGGPGPYRGGEAIEAEEAKRRRDETLRSLNQLAWDPLTGTGVADGGGFDPLSGEYYNPPNSEGDDGQGMARPAIGAKAPEHVIASFTRDINGNIEVPADWKWDGLGGFTYAPPEWEVDLEGNYRYLGPDELANSVPSALIPESDIVLAGTLATEAQVTGWSRGADGNVVIPPNWADDGNGGYVYSPPTSTVNGIDVNDFQVSDIANLKYEEIQGLNRNHFAAFDPQAMTGFGSDQIENFDPLAIGGLSEHHFAAFDPTAIAGFKSKHVAAFDPMAVAGFDDRHIAAFDTEAIAGFNADHVAALEAKAIAGLDKDQFAAFDPSAMAGFNSDHFAAIDYGYMTTLGMEHVAAFDPMAVASFDDKYISAFAPTAVAGFRKDHLAAFDSAAMQGFMPTHVAALDPEAMAGFRGNQLKELDPESFAALTPEQAANMAPDAAAAFKNWVLPDDDIIRWEGGLRGPDGSWMSAESFFNKRTSGDQPAISTVWTPPEADVIAKTGGFTKADGTFVEEDDYFKDPLSAGWTVPPDELIKKDGGFRNPNGKWVTAKDFLNNTGIVPEKDVIKRNGGYFDVDNTWVSSIAHFGEGSADAQTVAWAPPPAKDIKIDGGFWDPFGQWVKAESFQTEGWKVPEAEIKPVIPEGITANEIKLAGGYRSTSGAWVTDASFFDTSLDNEANKIAGYWGATKDPIKEAATAVELAEEELDPTALDLDKKPIGEVAYPWMDIKELRDPTSTESSDSISHWASLVKSKDDGDDRLEGGETSDKLFGGLGSDFIDGGEGKDVAFYAGNFEDYHFDRTKDTISIKDQREGLNDGNDTLKNIEYIQFADQKVDVSKLDVVKTYTGKSKDFKFYKRDDGTIEVKTDDGFDDITGVPKLEFDDKSFSGIRDIQETFDQVKSKDDATGQMFRVYNAAFARFPDAGGLEYWIEKNASGENSNRQVADSFLASDEFKSTYGENVDTGTYVNTLYKNILGREADQAGYDYWVEQLDSGLENRGELLLGFAESVENQALFSEVTGLF, encoded by the coding sequence ATGACTGGCACTCCAGGAAATTTCGATCCACCACCAGCATTTATTCCACCACCACAAGGTCCACCACCACAAGGTCCACCACCACAAGGAAATTTCGATCCACCACCAGAATTTATTCCACCACCACAAGGTCCACCACCACAAGGTCCACCACCACCAGGAGAGTTTGCTCCACCTCCACCAGGAGAGTTTGCTCCACCTCCACCAGGAGAGTTTGCTCCACCTCCACCAGGAGATTTTGGATCTGGTTCACCTGGTTACATACCTCCAGGGCGAGGTGCAGAAGAGCCACCTGGTCCAAGTGCAGAAGATATAGCTGAAAGAGATGCTTTTGAGGCGGCAGCAGCAGAGGCAGGAATGGCTCCTGAAGATTACTCAGACACCCCGGAAGGTAGAGCTAGAGCAGAAGAAATGGGGAGAAGGGCAGAAGAAAGAGCAAGAGCAAGAGGAGAATATTTCCCACCAGAACCCTCTTTCGCTGATGGAACTCAAGCTAGCCAAGATCAAATTGACGGATGGCAAAGAGGCGCAGACGGATCCTTAATGCCTCCAGCTGATTGGGCTGTTGATGGTCAAGGTGGATATGTTTACTCACCCCCAGAAGGTTTTGAAGGAGAGGGGCAAGGAGCTATAGCTGATGGAACTCAAGCCAGCCAAGATCAAATTGACGGATGGCAAAGAGGCGCAGACGGATCCTTAATGCCTCCAGCTGATTGGGCTGCTGATGGTCAAGGTGGATATGTATACTCTCCACCTTCTTTTGGATCTGTAATAGATGTTGGTGGCCCTGGCCCTTATCGAGGTGGCGAAGCAATTGAAGCGGAAGAAGCTAAAAGGAGAAGAGATGAAACTTTACGATCTTTAAATCAACTTGCTTGGGATCCTTTAACTGGCACTGGGGTTGCAGATGGTGGTGGATTCGATCCTTTATCAGGGGAGTATTACAATCCACCAAACTCAGAAGGAGATGATGGTCAGGGAATGGCTAGGCCAGCAATTGGAGCGAAGGCCCCTGAGCATGTCATAGCAAGTTTTACTAGAGATATAAATGGAAATATCGAAGTTCCGGCAGATTGGAAATGGGATGGGCTAGGGGGCTTTACATATGCTCCACCAGAATGGGAAGTGGATTTAGAAGGCAATTATAGATATCTAGGTCCAGATGAATTGGCTAATTCTGTTCCGAGTGCTTTGATTCCAGAATCAGATATTGTTCTCGCTGGAACCTTAGCGACTGAGGCTCAAGTAACAGGGTGGTCTAGAGGCGCTGATGGAAATGTCGTCATCCCACCAAATTGGGCCGATGATGGCAATGGAGGATATGTATATTCTCCACCTACCTCAACTGTTAATGGTATTGATGTAAATGATTTTCAAGTATCAGATATAGCCAATCTTAAATATGAAGAAATTCAAGGCTTAAATAGAAACCATTTCGCAGCATTTGATCCTCAGGCAATGACTGGCTTTGGAAGTGATCAAATAGAAAATTTTGACCCACTTGCGATAGGTGGATTAAGTGAACATCATTTTGCAGCATTTGATCCTACTGCAATTGCTGGCTTTAAAAGTAAGCATGTTGCAGCTTTTGACCCAATGGCAGTTGCTGGTTTTGATGACAGACATATCGCCGCTTTTGATACTGAAGCGATCGCAGGATTTAATGCTGATCATGTGGCGGCCTTAGAAGCAAAAGCAATAGCAGGTTTAGATAAAGATCAATTTGCTGCCTTTGATCCATCAGCGATGGCAGGATTTAATTCTGATCATTTTGCTGCGATTGATTACGGCTATATGACAACTCTGGGTATGGAACATGTTGCAGCTTTTGACCCAATGGCAGTTGCTAGTTTTGATGATAAATATATTTCGGCGTTTGCTCCTACTGCAGTTGCTGGTTTTAGAAAAGATCATTTAGCTGCTTTTGATTCTGCAGCAATGCAAGGATTTATGCCAACGCATGTTGCCGCGCTTGATCCAGAAGCTATGGCGGGATTTAGGGGAAATCAATTAAAGGAATTGGATCCAGAATCATTCGCAGCTTTAACTCCAGAACAAGCTGCAAACATGGCTCCAGATGCAGCAGCAGCATTTAAGAATTGGGTGCTTCCAGATGACGATATTATTCGTTGGGAAGGAGGACTCAGAGGACCTGATGGTTCATGGATGTCTGCGGAATCCTTCTTCAATAAAAGAACAAGTGGTGATCAACCTGCTATATCAACTGTCTGGACTCCACCAGAAGCAGATGTAATCGCCAAGACAGGAGGCTTTACAAAAGCCGATGGAACTTTTGTTGAAGAAGACGACTACTTTAAAGATCCATTATCTGCAGGATGGACTGTCCCTCCAGATGAATTGATTAAAAAGGATGGTGGTTTTAGGAATCCCAATGGAAAGTGGGTTACCGCAAAGGATTTTTTAAATAACACAGGGATTGTTCCTGAGAAAGATGTAATCAAAAGAAACGGTGGTTATTTTGATGTCGATAACACATGGGTTTCCTCAATAGCACATTTCGGAGAAGGAAGCGCTGATGCGCAAACCGTTGCATGGGCTCCACCACCCGCAAAGGATATCAAAATCGATGGAGGTTTTTGGGATCCCTTTGGCCAATGGGTGAAAGCAGAATCTTTTCAGACAGAAGGATGGAAAGTGCCAGAAGCAGAAATTAAACCTGTAATTCCAGAGGGTATTACGGCAAACGAAATTAAATTGGCAGGTGGCTATCGGTCCACCAGTGGCGCTTGGGTTACAGATGCCAGCTTTTTTGATACGTCACTAGATAATGAAGCTAACAAGATCGCTGGATATTGGGGTGCAACTAAGGATCCAATTAAAGAAGCAGCGACCGCTGTGGAGCTGGCGGAAGAAGAACTTGATCCAACTGCTTTAGATCTCGATAAAAAACCGATTGGTGAAGTTGCTTATCCTTGGATGGATATTAAAGAATTAAGGGATCCTACGTCTACGGAGAGTAGTGATTCGATAAGTCATTGGGCTTCATTGGTTAAGAGTAAAGATGATGGTGATGACAGACTGGAAGGCGGAGAAACTTCAGATAAATTATTTGGTGGTTTGGGCTCAGATTTCATTGATGGAGGAGAAGGAAAAGATGTCGCTTTTTATGCTGGAAATTTTGAGGATTATCATTTTGATAGAACAAAAGATACTATTTCAATTAAAGATCAAAGAGAAGGACTGAATGATGGAAATGATACCTTGAAGAATATTGAGTACATTCAATTTGCTGATCAAAAGGTAGACGTCTCTAAATTAGATGTCGTTAAAACATATACAGGTAAGAGTAAAGATTTTAAATTTTATAAAAGGGATGATGGAACTATCGAAGTTAAAACAGATGATGGATTTGATGATATTACTGGTGTTCCGAAATTAGAATTTGACGATAAATCTTTTAGTGGTATTAGAGACATACAAGAGACATTTGATCAAGTTAAATCAAAAGATGACGCAACTGGACAAATGTTTAGAGTTTATAACGCAGCTTTTGCAAGATTCCCTGATGCAGGCGGACTTGAGTATTGGATTGAAAAAAATGCCTCTGGAGAAAATAGTAATCGCCAAGTGGCAGACTCCTTTTTGGCTTCTGATGAATTCAAATCAACTTATGGAGAGAATGTTGATACAGGAACCTATGTGAATACTTTATATAAAAATATCCTAGGTCGAGAGGCAGACCAAGCTGGTTATGATTACTGGGTTGAGCAATTAGATAGTGGTCTGGAAAATAGAGGTGAATTACTCTTAGGTTTTGCTGAATCGGTAGAAAATCAGGCTCTGTTTTCTGAAGTAACGGGATTGTTTTGA
- the psbA gene encoding photosystem II q(b) protein, producing the protein MTTIQQQRSSLLKGWPQFCEWVTSTNNRIYVGWFGVLMIPCLLAATTCFIVAFIAAPPVDIDGIREPVAGSFMYGNNIISGAVVPSSNAIGLHFYPIWEAATLDEWLYNGGPYQLVIFHFLIGISAYMGRQWELSYRLGMRPWICVAYSAPVSAAFAVFLVYPFGQGSFSDGMPLGISGTFNFMFVFQAEHNILMHPFHMAGVAGMFGGALFSAMHGSLVTSSLIRETTGLDSQNYGYKFGQEEETYNIVAAHGYFGRLIFQYASFNNSRSLHFFLASWPVICVWLTSMGICTMAFNLNGFNFNQSVVDTSGKVVPTWGDVLNRANLGMEVMHERNAHNFPLDLAAAESTSVALVAPAIG; encoded by the coding sequence ATGACCACCATTCAGCAGCAACGTTCTTCGTTGCTCAAAGGTTGGCCACAATTCTGCGAGTGGGTTACTTCTACCAACAACCGTATCTATGTCGGTTGGTTCGGTGTATTGATGATCCCTTGTCTTCTTGCGGCAACAACTTGTTTCATCGTTGCATTTATCGCTGCTCCTCCAGTTGATATCGACGGTATCCGTGAGCCAGTAGCTGGTTCATTCATGTATGGAAACAACATCATTTCTGGTGCTGTTGTTCCTTCAAGTAACGCTATCGGCCTTCACTTCTACCCAATCTGGGAAGCAGCAACTCTTGATGAGTGGCTATATAACGGTGGCCCTTACCAGCTTGTAATCTTCCACTTCCTTATCGGTATCTCTGCATACATGGGACGTCAGTGGGAGCTTTCATACCGTTTAGGTATGCGCCCATGGATCTGTGTTGCTTACTCAGCTCCTGTATCAGCAGCTTTCGCTGTATTCCTTGTTTACCCATTCGGTCAGGGTTCATTCTCTGATGGTATGCCTCTAGGAATTTCTGGAACATTCAACTTCATGTTCGTTTTCCAGGCTGAGCACAACATCTTGATGCACCCATTCCACATGGCTGGTGTAGCAGGTATGTTCGGTGGTGCTTTGTTCTCTGCAATGCACGGTTCTTTGGTTACTTCATCACTTATCCGTGAGACCACAGGACTTGATTCACAGAACTACGGTTACAAGTTTGGACAAGAAGAAGAGACATACAACATCGTTGCAGCTCATGGCTACTTCGGTCGTTTGATCTTCCAATATGCAAGCTTCAACAACAGCCGTAGCCTTCACTTCTTCTTGGCTTCATGGCCAGTGATTTGTGTTTGGTTGACATCTATGGGCATCTGCACCATGGCGTTCAACTTGAACGGTTTCAACTTCAACCAGTCTGTAGTTGATACTTCAGGCAAGGTTGTACCAACCTGGGGTGATGTACTTAACCGTGCAAACCTTGGTATGGAAGTAATGCACGAGCGTAATGCTCACAACTTCCCACTTGACCTAGCAGCTGCTGAGTCTACTTCTGTAGCTCTTGTTGCACCTGCAATCGGTTAA
- a CDS encoding tetratricopeptide repeat protein, translating into MGDDPICQNEPGYIKVSGVKVFSVPFSFVEIKENITIITNLTKQFSEEQISNQAFKFHSQGNVPEAAKYYQYFINQGFKDSTVFSNYGTILNEQGKLKEAEIITRKAIELNPVLAEAHNNLGSILNEQGKLKEAERSTRRAIELKRDYAKAYSNLGNILNEQGKLKEAERSTRRAIELNPVLAEAHNNLGSILNEQGKLKESEISTRKAIELKRDYAKAYSNLGNILNEQGKLKEAEISTRKAIELNPALAEAHSNLGNILNEQGKLKEAEIITRKAIELNPALAEAHNNLGNILSDQGKLKEAEISIRKAIDLRNDFEEAINNLGKVSADLGKSQEGEILLRKAINLKPNYAEACFNLSLIELLKGNYQSGLENYEFRFKTKKSIRPHCKPKINRKDNTEFQKGEKLLVVSEQGLGDTLQYMRYIPYLRRKGLEISFCAQQKLHSLIKSSAIDPNPLTTDQAITVSQGKWIPLLSLAKHLKIRPENPIINNPYIFSTDELVNKWKSNLSKEKRPIVGINWQGNPNVEKNSLKGRSLPLNTFSLLSKNNSVKFLSLQKGFGSEQLENCEFKNNFVESQEVINSIWDFMETAAIIENCDLIITSDTSVAHLAGGMGKKVWLLLRDIPFWTWGLEEETTFWYPSMRLFRQKKRHNWNEVMERVSDLIKVEMSTLK; encoded by the coding sequence ATGGGTGATGATCCTATCTGTCAAAACGAGCCAGGATACATAAAAGTGTCTGGAGTAAAAGTGTTTTCCGTTCCATTCTCTTTCGTGGAGATCAAAGAAAATATTACTATTATTACTAATCTTACTAAACAATTTTCTGAAGAACAAATCAGTAATCAAGCATTTAAATTCCATTCACAAGGCAATGTTCCTGAGGCGGCAAAATATTATCAGTATTTTATTAATCAGGGTTTTAAGGATTCCACAGTTTTTTCTAATTATGGAACCATTTTGAATGAGCAAGGAAAATTAAAAGAAGCAGAAATAATTACTAGGAAAGCAATTGAACTTAATCCTGTACTTGCGGAAGCACATAATAATCTGGGATCCATCTTGAATGAGCAAGGAAAATTAAAAGAAGCAGAAAGATCAACAAGGAGAGCGATAGAACTTAAACGTGATTATGCAAAAGCATATAGTAACTTGGGAAATATTTTGAATGAGCAAGGAAAATTAAAAGAAGCAGAAAGATCAACAAGGAGAGCGATTGAACTTAATCCTGTACTTGCGGAAGCACATAATAATCTGGGATCCATCTTGAATGAGCAAGGAAAATTAAAAGAATCAGAAATAAGTACTAGGAAGGCAATTGAACTTAAACGTGATTATGCAAAAGCATATAGTAACTTGGGAAATATTTTAAATGAGCAAGGAAAATTAAAAGAAGCAGAAATATCAACTAGGAAAGCGATTGAACTTAATCCTGCACTTGCGGAAGCACATAGCAATTTGGGAAATATTTTGAATGAGCAAGGAAAATTAAAAGAAGCAGAAATAATTACTAGGAAAGCAATTGAACTTAATCCTGCACTTGCGGAAGCACATAACAATTTGGGAAACATTTTGAGTGATCAAGGGAAATTAAAAGAAGCAGAAATATCAATCCGCAAAGCAATTGACCTGAGAAATGATTTCGAAGAGGCTATTAATAATCTTGGAAAGGTTTCAGCCGATTTAGGTAAATCACAAGAAGGAGAAATATTGCTAAGAAAAGCCATTAACTTAAAACCAAATTATGCGGAGGCGTGTTTTAATCTTTCATTGATTGAACTTTTGAAAGGCAATTATCAATCTGGTCTAGAAAACTATGAATTTAGATTTAAAACAAAGAAATCAATTCGTCCTCATTGCAAGCCGAAAATCAATAGAAAAGATAATACAGAATTTCAAAAAGGAGAAAAACTTTTAGTTGTTAGTGAACAAGGGTTAGGAGATACGCTTCAATATATGCGCTATATCCCATATCTCAGACGAAAAGGTTTAGAGATTTCTTTTTGCGCACAGCAAAAATTACATTCTTTAATCAAATCATCAGCTATTGATCCCAATCCATTAACTACAGATCAAGCCATAACAGTTTCCCAGGGAAAATGGATACCTTTATTATCTTTAGCAAAACATCTAAAAATCAGACCGGAAAATCCAATAATTAATAATCCATACATTTTCTCAACTGATGAACTTGTTAATAAGTGGAAAAGCAACCTATCTAAAGAAAAAAGACCCATTGTTGGTATTAATTGGCAAGGTAATCCAAATGTCGAAAAGAATTCTCTCAAAGGTCGTTCTCTCCCGCTAAATACTTTCTCTTTACTCAGTAAAAATAACAGTGTCAAATTCTTGTCGTTGCAAAAGGGATTTGGATCAGAACAGTTAGAGAATTGCGAGTTTAAAAATAATTTCGTTGAATCTCAAGAAGTAATTAATTCCATTTGGGATTTTATGGAAACTGCTGCAATAATTGAAAATTGTGACTTAATCATTACTTCTGATACTTCTGTTGCTCATTTAGCGGGAGGAATGGGAAAAAAAGTTTGGTTACTTTTAAGAGATATACCCTTTTGGACGTGGGGTCTAGAAGAAGAAACGACATTTTGGTATCCATCCATGAGATTATTCAGACAAAAGAAAAGACATAACTGGAATGAAGTTATGGAAAGAGTATCTGATTTGATCAAAGTAGAGATGTCTACTTTAAAATAG
- a CDS encoding Gfo/Idh/MocA family protein, protein MTDKIIKDNYVSKIGLIGLGRWGRNIVRATSKIPFLKLTCVASKNPEAKKIIQSDCKIFSDWRNLISFAELDGVVICTPPKTHFEIASRLIQARLPILIEKPLTLDIDEARTIYKLSKSHENLVMVDFTQLFNYKFIGLKESLNLIGDIKFLLTKAGNFGPYRDDAPVLWDWGSHELSILLSLMGKSPIKMSTKKLIENSRRTQDESIWEINCSFGEQVESRTLIGNMMPKTRKCGVLGAYGMLVFDDLSNDPLCLYTNWNKKEFPIQGGISIDIKKNKEPLVLVLESFSNFIKKSLNTHWSLSMGVEITRLLNNCYSNN, encoded by the coding sequence ATGACAGATAAGATCATAAAAGATAATTATGTTAGCAAAATAGGTTTAATTGGATTAGGTCGTTGGGGTAGGAATATAGTCAGGGCCACCAGTAAAATTCCCTTTTTAAAGTTGACTTGTGTAGCCAGTAAAAATCCTGAAGCTAAAAAAATAATTCAAAGTGATTGTAAAATTTTCTCAGACTGGCGGAATCTTATTAGTTTCGCTGAATTAGATGGAGTAGTTATATGCACACCTCCAAAAACTCATTTTGAAATTGCAAGTCGTTTAATACAAGCTCGCCTTCCAATTCTCATAGAAAAGCCTCTTACACTTGATATTGATGAGGCTAGAACTATTTATAAACTCTCTAAAAGTCATGAGAATTTAGTGATGGTTGACTTCACTCAGTTATTTAATTACAAATTCATTGGATTAAAAGAATCATTAAATTTAATAGGTGATATTAAATTCTTATTAACAAAGGCTGGTAATTTTGGGCCCTATAGAGATGATGCACCCGTACTCTGGGATTGGGGATCTCATGAGTTATCAATTTTACTAAGTTTAATGGGAAAATCTCCAATTAAAATGTCTACTAAGAAACTCATAGAAAATTCAAGAAGAACTCAGGATGAATCAATATGGGAAATAAATTGTTCCTTTGGTGAGCAGGTTGAATCAAGAACATTGATAGGAAATATGATGCCAAAAACCCGGAAATGTGGTGTTTTAGGAGCATATGGAATGCTTGTTTTTGATGACTTAAGTAATGATCCTTTGTGCTTATATACTAATTGGAATAAAAAAGAATTTCCAATTCAAGGAGGTATTTCTATTGATATTAAAAAGAATAAAGAACCTCTTGTTCTGGTTTTAGAATCATTTTCTAATTTCATAAAGAAAAGTTTAAATACGCATTGGAGTTTGTCCATGGGAGTTGAGATTACTAGACTTTTAAATAATTGCTACTCTAATAATTGA
- a CDS encoding class I SAM-dependent methyltransferase, which produces MRKRHYRRSNCRQCNSNNLTLAIKLKETPLANSFVRKSELNKMQTLYPLDVYFCNECKHLQLIDVIDPVYLYKNYLYVSGTSNVFIKHFQNYFEYIRENYFTNGLVIDIGSNDGTLMKFFKNDGYQVIGIEPAEKIANEAIKNGIPTLIELFSKDLARKILYQFGSASVITANNVFAHIDDPKVFLEGIKTLIKDKKGIFIVEVSYLLDVIKNSLFDTIYHEHLDYHSIISFNRFFENNGFEIFNIEHVDSHGGSVRIFTQLKRGQFDISDSVVKFIKEEKELGLDNLTTYLNFSDKIKSLARELNSLLRTLKSKGKTIVGYGAPAKATTLLHHFDIGSDILSYIVDDSKWKQNLYTPGMHIPIVSKQFLQENKPDYILILAWNFSSSIIKNNMDFHNSGGKFIIPLPKIEVI; this is translated from the coding sequence ATGAGAAAACGACATTACCGTAGATCAAATTGCAGGCAATGCAATTCTAATAATTTGACATTGGCCATAAAGCTCAAAGAAACACCTCTAGCAAATTCCTTTGTGAGAAAATCTGAGTTGAATAAAATGCAAACTTTATATCCATTAGATGTCTATTTTTGTAATGAATGTAAGCATTTACAATTAATTGATGTTATTGATCCTGTCTATCTCTATAAAAACTATCTTTATGTATCGGGGACATCTAATGTCTTTATTAAGCATTTTCAAAACTACTTTGAATATATCAGAGAAAATTATTTTACTAATGGATTAGTAATCGATATTGGCTCTAATGATGGAACTTTAATGAAATTTTTTAAAAATGATGGATATCAAGTGATTGGAATAGAGCCTGCTGAGAAAATCGCTAATGAAGCAATAAAGAATGGTATCCCTACTTTGATTGAATTATTTAGTAAAGATTTAGCACGAAAAATTCTCTATCAGTTTGGATCAGCATCAGTTATAACAGCAAATAATGTTTTCGCCCATATTGATGATCCGAAAGTTTTTTTAGAAGGTATAAAAACTTTGATTAAAGATAAAAAAGGTATCTTTATTGTTGAAGTTTCATATCTGCTAGATGTTATAAAGAATAGTTTATTTGATACTATTTATCATGAACATTTAGATTACCATTCAATTATTTCTTTTAATAGATTTTTCGAAAATAATGGTTTTGAAATTTTCAATATAGAACATGTAGACTCTCATGGAGGCTCGGTTAGAATCTTTACTCAACTCAAAAGAGGTCAATTTGATATTTCAGATTCTGTTGTTAAGTTCATAAAAGAGGAAAAGGAATTAGGCCTAGACAATCTTACAACTTATTTAAACTTTTCTGATAAGATTAAAAGTTTGGCGAGAGAGTTAAATTCTTTGCTTAGAACATTGAAATCAAAGGGAAAGACAATTGTTGGTTATGGAGCACCAGCCAAGGCTACAACTTTATTGCACCACTTTGATATTGGTTCAGACATATTAAGTTATATAGTTGATGATAGCAAATGGAAGCAGAATTTATATACACCAGGAATGCATATACCTATAGTTTCTAAACAATTTTTACAAGAAAATAAGCCAGATTATATTCTTATTTTAGCTTGGAATTTCTCTTCTTCAATAATTAAGAATAATATGGACTTTCACAATAGTGGGGGCAAATTTATTATTCCCTTGCCTAAGATAGAAGTAATTTAA
- a CDS encoding cupin domain-containing protein: protein MDKIIPISEDEKKAWPSNVIVDLPPPFSDQRGSIQPLLDIDMKSSVLISSNTGSIRANHYHKTDWHYCYVLSGEIKYYHRPHGNKELPREIIIKEKQMFFTPPMVEHAMVFTEATQFLTWSRNSRLQEIYESDVCRISPINP, encoded by the coding sequence ATGGATAAAATAATACCTATCTCTGAGGATGAAAAAAAGGCATGGCCTTCTAATGTAATTGTTGATCTACCACCGCCTTTTTCGGACCAAAGGGGGTCCATACAGCCTTTGCTGGATATAGATATGAAGAGTTCGGTTTTAATATCCTCTAATACAGGATCAATTAGGGCAAATCATTACCATAAAACAGACTGGCATTATTGTTATGTGCTTTCAGGAGAAATTAAATATTATCATCGACCTCACGGTAATAAAGAATTGCCTAGAGAGATAATAATCAAAGAGAAGCAAATGTTTTTTACTCCACCTATGGTTGAGCATGCAATGGTTTTTACTGAAGCAACTCAGTTCTTAACTTGGAGCAGAAATTCAAGGCTTCAAGAGATTTATGAGTCTGATGTGTGCAGAATATCTCCAATAAATCCATAG